The region TGCAGCACAGTTATATTGAGCATTAAAAGTTATAAAGACATTAGAAATGCACTTGAAGTTAAATATGTTAATAATCAAATGGTGAACTTTATAAATACTAGCAGAAATTATTGCATAGCTAAGGGTACATGCGGAAAATTGTTTCTTAATATGAATTTAAATCGTGTAGAGTTTTTTAAAGATATAAATTCTAATATAGATATCTTTGTTTTACCACAAGGTTTTAAACTTGAGCCGGTTGCAACTAACAATGGATTAATTTTGATTGATGAGAATGGAATGCTTTTAAATGCGTGTTCCATTGCATATAAAGATAGTAAGAAAGGAACACATATTATTACTGTGTGTGTTGGAACGGGAAATGTTGAAATTAAGAAGTAAAAAAGGTTTTGCTTTAGTTGAGGTTATGTGCGCATTTAGTATATTTTCAATACTGTTTTTATTTGCTATAGATTTAAAAGTAGATGAATTAAAGATGAAAAAATTTA is a window of Clostridium pasteurianum DNA encoding:
- a CDS encoding pilus assembly FimT family protein, with the translated sequence MAGKLHMFLTKNKKGYVLMELVCSAAIISILCSTVILSIKSYKDIRNALEVKYVNNQMVNFINTSRNYCIAKGTCGKLFLNMNLNRVEFFKDINSNIDIFVLPQGFKLEPVATNNGLILIDENGMLLNACSIAYKDSKKGTHIITVCVGTGNVEIKK